The genomic DNA CAGCTACCACCACGAGATCGCCTCCCTCTTCGGCCGCGACGGCGCCTGGGGCACCTGGGTGCACCGCTGGACCGCGGAGGAGGGACGCCACGGCATCGTGATGCGCGACTACCTGCTCGCCTCGCGCGCCGTGGACCCGGACAAGCTGGAAGCCTTCCGCATGTCGCACATGAGCGAGGGCTTCGAGTCGGACAACCGGCACTCGATGCTGCACTCCGTCGCGTACGTCGCCTTCCAGGAGCTGGCGACCCGCGTGTCCCACCGCAACACCGGTCACCAGTCGGGCGACCCGGTCTGCGACCGCATGCTGGCGCGCATCGCGACCGACGAGAACCTGCACATGGTCTTCTACCGCAACCTGCTGAAGGCGGCGTTCGAGCTCGCGCCCGACCTGACCATGCAGGCCGTGCGGGACGTCGTCGTCAACTTCCGCATGCCCGGCCACGGCATCCCCGGCTTCGAGCGCGCGGCCGCGCAGATGGCGATCGGCGAGGTCTACAACATGCGCATCCACCACGACGACGTGCTCCAGCCGGTGCTGCGCCACCTGAAGGTCCTGGAGATCGACGGCCTCAGCCCCGAGGGCCTGCACGCCCAGGAAGAGCTCGGCCTCTTCATGGGCGGGCTGGACACGGAGGCCCGGAAGTTCGACGAGAAGCTGGCGGCCCGCAAGGCGCGGATGGCGGCGCGAGCCGGCGCGTAGCCGCCTTCGGCGCCGGTTCAGGCGTCTTCAGCAGCGGGCCCGTGCCTCTGAGGCACGGGCCCGCTGCTCATTCGTACGCCGTCAGCTGCTTGCGGGCCAGCGTGCGCAGGACACCGGGACCCAGCCCGCGGTGTCGGCGGACGGCGTGCCAGGCGGGAGTGAGCAGGAGACGCAGGAGCCGCCCGGGGGCGGCCACCGCGAAGTCGCCCAGGTGCTTGCGGAGTCGGGGTGGCATCGTTTCGGGGCCGAGGCGTTCGAGCAGGGCGCGTGCGCGCAACGGTTCGGCCGTGACGGTGGCGGCCACGGCGGGCGCGTACCGGCTCCACCAGGGGGCGCGCAGCGCCTCGGGGAGCGTGGCCAGCGCTTGTTCGGCCGCGTCGAGCACCGTGCGCGGGTGCCTGTTGGCGAGGGTCTTCCAGCCGGTGACGGCGTGGAAGAGGCCGGGCAGGAGCCGGGCAACGGTCTCCGGCGCGCAGCCCGGCAGCAGCCGCGCCGCCTCGGCGTCGCCCCAGTCGCGCCGCAGCCCGTCCGCCAGCCGGTCGGCAAGTGCCGTGCGGCGGCCCACGACTATCCCCCGCAGCAGATCACGGCATACGGCCTCGCAGGCGTCGCCGAGCGCCGACTCGTAGACGGTGTCGGGGACTTGGAGGCTGTCGGCGACGCGCAGGGCGTGGCCGCGCACGAAGGGCTCGGCGTCCGCGATGCGCTCCGCGATCCACTGGGTGCCCCGGGCGACGGACGCCGCGACCACCGCGATGCCCCGCTCATACGCACCGCGCGCCTCGAGCACGGGGCGCGGTGGGCTCATGACCCGCACATGGAGGGCGAGTTCACGCATGCGCCGCGGGTACGGCAGCGGAGCGAGAGCGCTGAGGAGACTGTCGGCCGTGTGGACCGGAGTGCCGGCCAGGCGGGGATTGTGCCTGCCGGGGGCCGTGCGGCGTACCGATTTCCCGGTGCGGGCGTTCAGCGCGGGTCGCGCCTGAGGCTCAGCCGTTCCTTCTCGGAGAGCCCGCCCCAGACCCCGAACCGCTCGTCGTTGGTGAGCGCGTATTCGAGGCAGGCGGAGCGGATCTCGCACAGGCCGCAGATGCGCTTCGCCTCCCGTACGGAGCTCCCGGGTTCGGGAAAGAAGAAATCAGCCCCCGTCTGCGCGCACAGCGCCTCCTCCTGCCAGGCGATGTCGGGCGACGTGATCGTTTCGGTGTGCATGGGCGAGATCGTGCCGGGCGGCGAAAAACGTTCGATCAACGCGGGATCAACGTCGTGTTCCGGAGGCGGTGTCCGACCCCGTACGTGGCTGTCGCAGGCGTTGATGATGGTCCCGCCCGTCCCGGAAAACACGGCGGCGCGCGGAGTCGGCAGAAACACGGGAATTCCCGCTGCTCACCGAGCGTCATCACCCTCGTCCCGCAACCCCGCGGCGCGCTGCGGCGGCGATTGTCAGTGGGCGGTGCAAGACTCGGCAGTGCAGGCAACGGGACCCCTCAAAGGAGGGCAATCATGCTCACCACCCGTTATGTCACCGGTGCTCCGAACTGGCTCGATGTCGGCACCCCCGACATCGACGGCGCCACGTCCTTCTACGGCGGCCTCTTCGGCTGGCAGTTCCAGTCGGCAGGGCCCGACGCCGGTGGATACGGCTTCTTCCAGCTCTCCGGCAAGACCGCCGCGGGCGGTATGCAGACGACTCCGGAACAGGGCCCGCCGTCCTGGACCGTGTACTTCCAGAGCCCCGACGCCGAGGCCACCGCGAAGGCGGCCGAGCAGGCCGGCGGACATGTGTTCCTGCCGCCCATGGACGTGATGGGCCAGGGCCACATGGCGATCCTCGCCGACCAGGCGGGCGTGCCCTTCGGCGTCTGGCAGCCGGGCCGGAACAAGGGGCTGGACGTGGCCGGCGCCCCCGGATCGCTGTGCTGGATCGAGCTCTACACACCGGACATCGCGCGGGCCGCCGCGTTCTACGACAAGGTGTTCGGCTGGGAGACCTCGGCGGTGCCGTTCCCCGGCGGCACATACACCTGCATCAACCCGGCGGGTACGGAGCCGGAGGCCATGTTCGGCGGTGCGGTCCCGCTCCAGGACGACCCGACGGAGGCCGAGTCGGGTGCGTACTGGCTGCCGTACTTCGAGGTCGAGGACACGGACGCGACGGTCGCCGAGGCGCAGGAGCTGGGCGGCAAGGTCCGGATGCCCGCGACGGACCTGGAAGGCGTGGGCCGGTTGGCCAAGCTCGCCGATCCGTACGGCGCGAGGTTCGCGGTGATCAAGAGCACGCCGCCGCAGGGCTGAACCGAAGGCAGACCGTCGCGTGCGGGCGTGGCCGTCCGGGCCACGCCCGGGAGCAGAGGTCCGCGTCCGCGCGCCGGCGATCCTTAGGCGGAGGCGCGCCTGACCAGTGTCGTCGGCAGGACCACGCCGGCCGGGGTGCCGGCCGGGCCCGCCGCCTCGCCACGGCGGTCCAGGCCGCTCAGCAGCAGGCGGGCCATCAGCCGGCCCATCTCCTCTATGTCCTGACGGACCGTGGTGAGCGGCGGATCGGTCTGTTCGGCGACCGGCAGCATGTCGTCGAAGCCGATGAGCGCGACGTCCTCGGGCACCCGCCGCCCCTGCTCGCGCAGCACCCGCAGGGCGCCGGAGGCGGACAGATCGTTGGCCGCGAACACGGCGTCCACGTCCGGGCAGCGCTCCAGCAGCTCGCGCATCGCCCGCTCGCCCCCAGCAGGTGTGAAGTCGCCCTGCACGACCAGCCGGGGGTCGGCGTCGACCATGACGTCCCGGAATCCGTCGAGCCGGTCCACCGC from Streptomyces avermitilis MA-4680 = NBRC 14893 includes the following:
- a CDS encoding WhiB family transcriptional regulator; amino-acid sequence: MHTETITSPDIAWQEEALCAQTGADFFFPEPGSSVREAKRICGLCEIRSACLEYALTNDERFGVWGGLSEKERLSLRRDPR
- a CDS encoding acyl-ACP desaturase, giving the protein MTITSPHLGSTSDWTDARLLYALEEVVENELNRHLKVAKDWMPHDYVPWSDARNFPGLFEDGEAWDKEQSKVTEIGRIALVVNLLTEDNLPSYHHEIASLFGRDGAWGTWVHRWTAEEGRHGIVMRDYLLASRAVDPDKLEAFRMSHMSEGFESDNRHSMLHSVAYVAFQELATRVSHRNTGHQSGDPVCDRMLARIATDENLHMVFYRNLLKAAFELAPDLTMQAVRDVVVNFRMPGHGIPGFERAAAQMAIGEVYNMRIHHDDVLQPVLRHLKVLEIDGLSPEGLHAQEELGLFMGGLDTEARKFDEKLAARKARMAARAGA
- a CDS encoding VOC family protein yields the protein MLTTRYVTGAPNWLDVGTPDIDGATSFYGGLFGWQFQSAGPDAGGYGFFQLSGKTAAGGMQTTPEQGPPSWTVYFQSPDAEATAKAAEQAGGHVFLPPMDVMGQGHMAILADQAGVPFGVWQPGRNKGLDVAGAPGSLCWIELYTPDIARAAAFYDKVFGWETSAVPFPGGTYTCINPAGTEPEAMFGGAVPLQDDPTEAESGAYWLPYFEVEDTDATVAEAQELGGKVRMPATDLEGVGRLAKLADPYGARFAVIKSTPPQG